Proteins encoded together in one Streptomyces sp. TLI_171 window:
- a CDS encoding ABC transporter substrate-binding protein, which produces MRTTSRPRRAAVLATAVLATSALLLTACSSSSDKKGGDSTDPNAKITLNVGDFGTFGYKEAGLYDEYMAAHPNITIKYDTVQDGQKYWDALTTHLASGSGLADVQAVEVGYIAQATKALGDKFVDLGKTEGINPGNWLDWKSKQATTASGSLIGLGTDIGPMAICYRTDLFQQAGLPTDREAVGKLWAGDWAKFVEAGKTYQSKAPTGTFFTDSASGLFNAVLSAQPEQYSDASGKLVYKTSAGVKTAWDLAVSASQAKISAGLRQFQDPWNAAFANAKFATVVCPSWMTGIISKYSGDSGKGKWDVAAPPVASNWGGAFLTVPKAGKHTKEAAALVAWLTAPEQQAKVFTKVGNLPSTIGGLQQPAVQGAKQEYFNNAPTGQIFAAAAQSIKPAPIGDQDGNVKTIITDNGILDIEEHGTDPAKAWTNVTKLVDDKTGH; this is translated from the coding sequence ATGCGCACCACCTCCCGCCCCCGCAGAGCTGCCGTCCTCGCCACCGCGGTCCTCGCCACCTCCGCCCTGCTGCTGACGGCCTGCTCGTCGAGCTCGGACAAGAAGGGCGGGGACAGCACCGACCCCAACGCGAAGATCACCCTGAACGTCGGCGACTTCGGCACCTTCGGCTACAAGGAGGCCGGCCTGTACGACGAGTACATGGCCGCGCACCCGAACATCACCATCAAGTACGACACCGTCCAGGACGGTCAGAAGTACTGGGACGCGCTCACCACCCACCTGGCCTCGGGCAGCGGTCTGGCCGACGTCCAGGCGGTCGAGGTCGGCTACATCGCGCAGGCCACCAAGGCCCTGGGCGACAAGTTCGTCGACCTCGGCAAGACCGAGGGCATCAACCCGGGCAACTGGCTGGACTGGAAGTCGAAGCAGGCCACCACCGCGTCCGGCTCGCTGATCGGTCTCGGCACCGACATCGGCCCGATGGCGATCTGCTACCGCACCGACCTGTTCCAGCAGGCCGGCCTGCCCACCGACCGCGAGGCGGTCGGCAAGCTGTGGGCGGGTGACTGGGCGAAGTTCGTCGAGGCGGGCAAGACCTACCAGTCCAAGGCCCCGACCGGCACCTTCTTCACCGACTCCGCCTCGGGCCTGTTCAACGCCGTCCTGTCCGCCCAGCCCGAGCAGTACTCGGACGCCTCCGGCAAGCTCGTCTACAAGACCAGCGCCGGCGTGAAGACCGCCTGGGACCTCGCGGTCTCCGCCTCGCAGGCGAAGATCTCCGCCGGCCTGCGCCAGTTCCAGGACCCGTGGAACGCCGCGTTCGCCAACGCCAAGTTCGCCACCGTGGTCTGCCCGTCCTGGATGACCGGCATCATCAGCAAGTACTCCGGTGACTCGGGCAAGGGCAAGTGGGACGTCGCCGCCCCGCCGGTCGCCTCCAACTGGGGTGGCGCCTTCCTGACCGTCCCGAAGGCCGGCAAGCACACCAAGGAGGCCGCGGCGCTCGTCGCCTGGCTGACCGCGCCGGAGCAGCAGGCCAAGGTCTTCACCAAGGTCGGCAACCTGCCCTCCACCATCGGCGGCCTGCAGCAGCCCGCCGTCCAGGGCGCCAAGCAGGAGTACTTCAACAACGCGCCGACCGGCCAGATCTTCGCCGCGGCTGCCCAGTCCATCAAGCCGGCGCCGATCGGTGACCAGGACGGCAACGTGAAGACGATCATCACCGACAACGGCATCCTCGACATCGAGGAGCACGGCACCGACCCGGCCAAGGCCTGGACCAACGTCACCAAGCTGGTCGACGACAAGACCGGCCACTGA
- a CDS encoding carbohydrate ABC transporter permease → MATHVRAEAPPARPSWRSRLYRFDLKASPYAFIAPFFLCFAAFGLFPLIWTGWLSLHYVDLLTPDVMEWKGFGNYTRLWSNDQFWTALRNTFTIGVISTVPQLLMALGLAHLLNYRMRGRGFFRVAILAPYATSIAAATLVFVQLFNPDYGFINWALGAIGIDHTQWYADTWPSQIAISTIVTWRWTGYNALIYLAAMQAVPKDLYEAASLDGANRWQQFTRITIPSIRPTIMFTIIVSTIGATQLFGEPMLFGGGVGVSGGSAHQFQTLSLYMYELGWPSRQLGRASAVAWTMLLILLLIGLVQFLITRYRKRHELGG, encoded by the coding sequence GTGGCCACCCACGTCCGCGCCGAGGCCCCGCCCGCGCGCCCCTCCTGGCGCTCACGCCTGTACCGGTTCGACCTGAAGGCCTCCCCGTACGCCTTCATCGCCCCGTTCTTCCTCTGCTTCGCCGCCTTCGGCCTCTTCCCGCTGATCTGGACGGGCTGGCTGTCGCTGCACTACGTCGACCTGCTCACGCCGGACGTGATGGAGTGGAAGGGCTTCGGCAACTACACCCGGCTCTGGTCGAACGACCAGTTCTGGACCGCGCTGCGCAACACCTTCACCATCGGTGTGATCTCCACCGTCCCGCAGCTGCTGATGGCGCTGGGCCTGGCCCACCTGCTCAACTACCGGATGCGCGGCCGCGGTTTCTTCCGGGTCGCGATCCTCGCGCCGTACGCCACCTCGATCGCCGCCGCGACGCTGGTCTTCGTCCAGCTGTTCAACCCGGACTACGGCTTCATCAACTGGGCGCTGGGCGCGATCGGCATCGACCACACCCAGTGGTACGCCGACACCTGGCCCTCGCAGATCGCCATCTCCACCATCGTCACCTGGCGCTGGACCGGCTACAACGCGCTGATCTACCTGGCCGCGATGCAGGCGGTGCCGAAGGACCTCTACGAGGCCGCCAGCCTGGACGGCGCCAACCGCTGGCAGCAGTTCACCCGGATCACCATCCCGTCGATCCGCCCGACCATCATGTTCACCATCATCGTCTCCACCATCGGCGCCACCCAGCTGTTCGGCGAGCCGATGCTGTTCGGCGGCGGCGTGGGCGTCTCCGGCGGCTCCGCGCACCAGTTCCAGACGCTCAGCCTCTACATGTACGAACTGGGCTGGCCGTCCCGCCAGTTGGGCCGCGCCTCGGCGGTGGCCTGGACGATGCTGCTGATCCTGCTGCTGATCGGCCTGGTGCAGTTCCTGATCACCCGTTACCGCAAGCGCCACGAGTTGGGAGGCTGA
- a CDS encoding carbohydrate ABC transporter permease, which yields MAATLSTPTSSREAGKKAHAAPSRLFRRGAGDHDKAGPVAYVLLSVAALVSLFPLYWTFVAASNTGERVAQSPPPMFPSGELWTNISTAWDQADMGTALLNSTVVAGCVSLSTVLFSTLAGFAFAKLRFRGRNALLTLVVATMTIPPQLSVIPLYRIITKLDWGNHLQAVILPSLVAAFGVFFMRQFLSEALPFELIEAARVDGANSLRIIWHVVFPIARPAMAVLGMLVFVQSWNDFFWPFVVLTQQNPTVQVALSAIGGGSGHDINQAVIMTGALVGTLPLLLIFAVLGKHIVGGITSGAVKS from the coding sequence ATGGCCGCCACCCTGTCCACCCCCACCTCCTCCCGCGAGGCGGGCAAGAAGGCCCACGCGGCCCCCAGCCGGCTGTTCCGCCGCGGGGCCGGCGACCACGACAAGGCCGGCCCGGTCGCCTACGTGCTGCTGTCCGTCGCCGCACTGGTCTCGCTGTTCCCGCTGTACTGGACCTTCGTCGCGGCCTCCAACACCGGTGAGCGGGTGGCCCAGTCGCCGCCGCCGATGTTCCCCAGCGGCGAGCTGTGGACCAACATCTCCACCGCCTGGGACCAGGCCGACATGGGCACCGCGCTGCTGAACTCCACCGTGGTGGCGGGCTGCGTGTCGCTGTCCACGGTGCTGTTCTCCACGCTGGCCGGCTTCGCCTTCGCCAAGCTGCGCTTCCGCGGCCGCAACGCGCTGCTGACCCTGGTGGTCGCCACCATGACCATCCCGCCGCAGCTCAGCGTGATCCCGCTGTACCGGATCATCACCAAGCTGGACTGGGGCAACCACCTGCAGGCGGTGATCCTGCCGTCCCTGGTGGCCGCGTTCGGCGTGTTCTTCATGCGCCAGTTCCTGTCCGAGGCCCTGCCGTTCGAGCTGATCGAGGCGGCCCGGGTGGACGGTGCGAACAGTCTGCGGATCATCTGGCACGTGGTGTTCCCGATCGCCCGGCCCGCCATGGCGGTGCTCGGCATGCTGGTCTTCGTCCAGTCCTGGAACGACTTCTTCTGGCCCTTCGTGGTGCTCACCCAGCAGAACCCCACCGTGCAGGTCGCGCTCTCCGCGATCGGCGGCGGCTCCGGCCACGACATCAACCAGGCCGTGATCATGACCGGTGCACTCGTCGGCACCCTGCCGCTGCTGCTGATCTTCGCCGTTCTGGGGAAGCACATTGTCGGCGGGATCACCTCCGGCGCCGTCAAGAGCTGA